The Nymphaea colorata isolate Beijing-Zhang1983 chromosome 5, ASM883128v2, whole genome shotgun sequence DNA segment tatccATATGAAAAGCATACTTTCAACAGAAGATTGAACATGCTAAAATGTTTATGAttactaatttaatataaaatacgTTTTAATTTAAgcattattttcatacaagcagTTCACCTTTTCTACTTCTAATATTTAATATTCTAGCAGCCGTTAATTCGATTATTAAAGCAACACATAAAAAACTCAGAAGTGCCCTTTCCTTCATATAACACAAAGTGCTTTAAAATTTATACAACACAAACTGTCCTTTGCTTTCTATCTTCACTTTTCATCCACCAAACAACATAATTTGACACGACCGCGCACTTCTTTAAATATCCTACTGCTAATTGCCCTTGTGACTCTGAGTCGACTCGGCACAACCAGAATATAAACTTTTGCAACAAGCACAcactttgtcattctttttgttgttcttctgGCTGGGACAAAGGAGCAAGAACACATCCAGTACCGTAATAAAAGGCAAAATTCAACACAAGTATTGGCTTCAATATAAGGAACCCGACAACGGCATGCCTCCTAGTGAATACGAAAAGCAAGCCAATTTGATGAATATGGCACAATTTGGTTCCATGATTTATCCCAAAGATTAAGGCAGATGCATAAAACACTACGTCGCCACAATATCTAGGGCAAATTCATAGAATACTTAGGCAGTGTTCCAGCAAATGCCCTTTAAATCACCAAACCTTAGAAGCTCTGATCCCAACTCTCACTAATAAATTAGATCTTGATAGTAGAGTGGAACATAGACGATTCAAAACCCATGACAAAAGGAATTCACAGCAGAATGCTCCGACAGACAGGAATACACCATTCCTGGTTGTCGATGctataaaattttaagcatCAGCCGCATTTCATGATATAGTCATCTTCATGGTGCTAGTCATATCATAAGCATTGGCATGGTCTCAATTCTGGTTCTTAGGAACACATAATGAACTCATGATATTTTGACCAATGCCGTTTATCCCTATCAGTGTATAACAAAAAATACGTATGGATAATACATGGATGAGATGAGTATTCATATCATGATATCATCATAATAAGAATGCAAGGTGACCATAAATGCAAGATAACGAGAATATGACATGCACAAAACTATCAGCAACATCTATGAGCTTCTAGAATCCACCCGCCAACAAAAAAGGGAGGAAGTGAAACTGTCATTTGGTTCTGACTTTTAAATAACTGCAAAGCAGCAAAAATCCTAGCAGAACCAATCAAGGACAAAAGTTGGTGTtaagaaagttgaaaaaaaaatccatagaAGGAAAAAGGGCTTGCAGATACATTATCAGTTTATCACTTCATCTTTGCCTCCGTAAACAGAACATGCTTGTTCACCCGGGgatcatattttctaaattcAAGCTTTTCAGTGATCCTTCGTGGATTCTTTCGCTTGACATAGAAGAACCCAGTGCCTGCTGCAGAGACGAGCCTGATGAATATGGATCCACCCTTCGCCTTGCCCATCCCTTACCAGGAAACCTCAACAGCTAAAACTGAATCACTAGAATCtgggaaaaaaaagcaaaaaaaagcaACAATGACATTCTAAATCCAAGGGATGAGATGCTTGAAATCACATTCATGGACACCTTCGATTCCGTCATGAGACTAATCTAAAGGGAAGTCATATACACCGTCAAGAAAACGAATATTTGGTAAGACCATTTCATCCAAAGAGCAAGCAAAAGCAATAAGAACAACAATGTACCAGCTACCAACTAGTCATACATATAGGATAAGTCTGTGCGACCAAATATACTACCACCGTTATCATGCTTCAAAAGGAAGCATTCCATGATTATATTGTTTCAGAACTCTAAAATTCCAGCAGGTAAAATATTTGTCACCCAAGCAGACTAGCACATCCCCTTCAGACTGCGTTTTACCCACCAAAAACGGTCAATTGGCCTAGGCATGTGACGAAATCAAGCAAATCAGATGTGGAAATAACAGCAGAAAAATAGAGAGACCAACTAAAATAGTCGTTAAGTCATTTTGTCAAACAACTACTGTGCGTAAAACCAAGTTACATAACACCACATAAGCAAACGGAAACAGATCGTCGACCGGAACTCAAAAACGAGCAAAAAGAAGGGTGCGAAACATAGATTCAACAAAATCGTATGACAGAGATTAACGAACAGAAGAGGAAAGTTCATGTGTGTAGTGAAAGAACACCACACATGATTTTCTCACTCAGAAAAGCAGGAGGGAACACGAGGTTTACCGAATCATTAAGAAATAGCCATGTAGGTTAAAACGATTACGCCTAAAGAAATAAAAGACTTTTACCGTCTCCGGAAGAAGAAGccgccgagagagagagagagaaagactcaGGAGAGGCgcaaaagggaaagaaaagaaggacgACGGAAGGCAGAGGAGCTGTCAACGGGTCCCACGTTCGATTAGACCCGGGTTTAATTTCCGGAGGCTGGGAGGGGATTTCACTCACCAGCCCAACGGAAGTCGGCACTTGCCAACTCAACGAGTCAGATTTTTCATGGTCACCGATCCGGATCGGTATCTATTTTTACAAGCCTAATTAAATCTACATTAAGTAAAATTCGATTAAAAAACTGTCATATATAAACTTGGATATGGATTTAGGAATGTGTTAAATGGACAGAAATCTTTTTATCACTGACATCGATGCAgttcaaagaaaatagtgcatttttttttatctcgcTAACATCAATGCAgctcaaaaaaattttaaaaatctagaGGCCTTCAGTTTATAACTTAATCCTCTCTTAACCATCTTTGGGAAGTTAGACTTTGTAAGTTAGGGTCTGTTTGATGGCTACAAACAACAATCTTTAgataaaaactttaatttttggtataaaatgatatttatattaaCAACACAAGCATTAAAAGGACAGTGCATCTCTATgaatgtattttattattttatataaaaaatcaactttttttaaatagaCAGTTTTTTTAGATTCCCTTTTTAGAAGTTGAGTGCCCATATGATTTGTTGGTGGCCCAAATGTTAAGCGCCGCTttgttaaaatatataaagaatttCCTCAGTGTCTTCCTACTTTGTTGGCCTAGAAGGAAATATATAAAGACTATCCAGTTAACATCCATACTTCTGCAAATGGTACATTTCAAAACGAATTTTAATTACGGAATGCATCATTTGCGATAGTTTTTAGcataacaaattttttttttaaaataaaaacatgatgcCATGGATGTTGGCCTATTGAATTcagtttcaatatatatatatatatatatatatatatatatattaagaacatatttttaaaagcaCCATAAATTGTTGTTAAAAGATCATGAACGGTATTTGTGTGTGAGTGGGTAAGATTCAGTACTAAAGCCCCAAGCACCGTGTCCTTCACTCTTGGAAAGTGCAttgcttttgtgatttttttagttgtttcattagatcttcttctttgtcatctTAATCGAGTCCGAGTATAGCTGATCAGGCAGGCAAAGGCACATGGAAGAGACGTTGCTCGTTCAATTTTTGTAGGTTTTATTTTCTTAGATGATTAAAGTTAGGACTTGTGCATTCTGAGGTAAAAAGTAGAGTTTAGGGTTTAGGATTTATGTCGTGTTCACTACTAAATCTCAAATCTTGAAGATTTAAACGTATTAGACCGATGTCATTAGAATCCATTTCAGGGGTTGGAATGGTGAGATTCACAAATTCGGTTTGGGAATTggtaaaatataataaaaattatttaaaaacaaattaagaaatatttaaaagaacgggaaataaaaaaatatttattcgACCTCGACATCAAGAAGATCAAATTTTAGCATTGGCAAGCCCCGAAGTGTGTCTGGTGAGAAACAACATTGTCTTCCGCGTATCAGTTCTCCACCATATGAATCGAATCGGTTTTACCGTTGCGTCTCAAAGCAATTCTCTCTTTTTTCGTCGGAGACATCTCCATCGTTCTTTTtacccccttctctctctctctctctctccccttgcCGGAAATCCGCCCTGCTCCCACAATCCGGTGCATCCGTGTCGGTGATCTCAAGCCGTCCTTTTTCAAAATTGGCTCTACCTGGTATGTGCTTCCGATTCTTTCACGCCCTAGTTTCGTAGACGGGACAAACCTTATTCTTAACGTTCTCAGGGTCACAAAATCCTTCGAATGTATTCTCTGATGCTTGATTTTTGTTGGATTTCATGAGATTGGTGGCGTTTCTTTTTTAAGATATcgttccttcttccttctccgcTGGCATATTGTTCGCGTCCTTTTCTCGTTGTTATTCGAGATCATCGGTGGATGGATTTGAGCCTTGtagcgattttttttttcttgcttgctGTTTGACAGTTGGCATGATGGGGCGCTGCTTGGCATTGATATGGTTCATGAGACTTGTTATTGATTGGTTGATTTGTTGGTGCAATGGCTCTAAAGTCGGGAGCTTATTTTTGTGAATTCGCTCCCCAATAACCATGATTCTTCAGTTTTCGTTGTTACCGCTCTTGCAGAATTTGGCAATTCACAAGCgccattttttcccttttctttaccTTAAGTCTCGTAGTTAAATCTGGTTATGACccaattaattttcaaaatttgtaaaagaatgtaTGCCTTTTGATGAAAGTAGTTAGTCAAAAATTGCTGATTCCGTAATCTAGACATACTTGCGAACATAATAAGGAAGTTGCCTAAAGTGATGAGAAACGCGTTGCTGATACATGAATATCCTGTTAATGAAATGGTTTGCTACATGCACGAAGGGATTCCAGTAACCATCTTGAGATGTAGTTTCTGTATGTTATGTTATAAATGCAACTCTTGATTTATTATCTCTcccttacacacacacacacatacatatatatagatatatatgtatacatatatatatatatatatatatatatatatatgtatacatatatatatatatatatattcacaagTTTTTATTCTCTTATCTAAATGATTTTAATGGCTATATGGAATAGTATATCTCAGGATTTTGCCTTGTTCAGATTGTTCTGTTCCCGTTTCATTCTTATGCTGAAAGTCCAATACTTAAACATCTTGGTATATGGAGTCTAGACATTTAGGAAACGTGGTAACTAACATTAGGACGTTAGATGGAAGAGGAGCTatatttctgttctttttctcttttttcttctttttttttttgtgtgctgTTTTGATCCTGATCTGCTAGCACTGTTATGGATCTCAAACAAATTCTCCTTTCCTGAAACAGATATGCCTTTCGTGCATGAGAATATTGACATTTAGgttgattgattttctttttcttttttctcattagaCATCCAGGGCATTGAGTATCAATCAGAAGAGCTATAAGACACAATGAGTCAGGTATTTGAGGGATACGAACGTCAATATTGTGAGGTTTCTGCAAATCTCTCCAAGAAGTGCACTTCTGCTGGTCTCCTTGATGGAGGTGAGGCTACCTATGGTGCTATTTTTCTCTGATTTGGTTGGACTCTTAAGCTGTTCTTGGATCTTTACCAGTGTCAAATTTCAGTCACGTTGTTTGCAGATGCTAGTTATGAACTTGGTCGTAGCTTTATCCATGTTGTAGGTAGATGTGTACCCTTTTCAGTTTTTCTAATCACCCAGCATATTTATGAGGATGATATTTCCAGTTGCTAGGTGCCTGATTTCCTTGTTTTGCTTAGTATCATTTGTGACGTGAAATATATGTGTTTCGTGGCAAGTGTATGTTACCGATGCATGTTTGGATC contains these protein-coding regions:
- the LOC116254074 gene encoding uncharacterized protein LOC116254074, giving the protein MGKAKGGSIFIRLVSAAGTGFFYVKRKNPRRITEKLEFRKYDPRVNKHVLFTEAKMK